In the genome of Colwellia sp. PAMC 21821, the window CTGCATTTTTATTTTTATATGCCATTTACATGGTATGAAACAATAATTACATCATTTTGACCCAGTGGCAAGTGCTAAAACCTTTGTTAAAGCCCTTTATATTAAAGACTTGAAACAAATCAATTAGCAATAACAATAAGGCGTTTAAAACACTTGTTTTAAACGCCTTATCTTAATATGCTGCAATCTTCAAATAGTGAACAGAAATGGCAGCCGTCATACTATATGTAACTAGCTTACGACATCTTTAAATGGTCAGACCACTGTTTAAAGCAAAAACTCTAATCAAGATATTTTATCTAAAGACAAAAACTTATTGTTTTGCGTTTGTAAACAAAAATGGCCTTTTATGCCATTGCTCGTTAAATATTTTCGCAAATGCATTGCAGGAAACTCTACTTTTATCCCCTGCTCTGACCGCACAATAATAGATTGAATTTGCCCCTGATAATAGGGGAGATATTCTTGGCTAGTAATAGTCAAATTAAAATAGTACTTCATACTTTCCCTACGGTGCTAACGCAGCATCAAGCTTTTCTTTTAAATCCTTAGAAAGCTTAACTTGCTTAGAAAATTGTACAAGTTTGGTTTTAATCATTGTTTGTCTGTGCTTATCAAAAGACTTAAATTGTATCAGTGGCGTAATTAATCGCGACGCTACTTGTGGGTTAATATCGTTTAGCAGAATTAATTGGTCAATTAAAAACTGATAACCACGGCCACTCGCACAATGGAAATAACGAGGATTGTTGGCAGTAAAAGCGCCAACCAATGATCGAGCTCTATTAGGATTTTTCAAACTAAATAAAGGATGTGCGATAAGCTGAGTTAAATTTTCATAGATAGACTCATTATTAACACTGGCTTGAATCGCAAACCATTTATCCATGACCAATGAGGTATCACGCCATTTCTGTTCAAAACCTGCCATCATATCGCTAAAGTTTTCATGATGATGTTTTGCGGCACAATTAAGCACGGCGAGGCTATCTGTCATATTATTTGAGCGCTGGAACTGTGTCGTTAATAACGCTTGTTGATCACTGAGTGTGCTCAAATAAGATAAACAAATGTTTTTTAATGCTCGCTTGCCAATCGCAATACCATCACTCGCATAATCAACTTGTATATTTTGCTGATACTGCTTCAAAAATAACGGTGCTAGGGCCTGCGCTATACTTTGCTTAACGCTATCAATGGCGTCAAGTAAAGCGATAGGGTCAACTTCCTCAATGTTATCAGCTAACTCACTAAAGCTCGGCAGTGTTAATTGCTCTGCTTTAAATGCCGCAGATATATCGGCAGTTAATATTTCTCTAAACGCCTGATAGAGGTTTTCAGGTAAACTTGAGCTCGGTTGTTGCATTAACTGTGTGATATATCTTGTCAGCAATTTTTGTCCAGCATCCCAACGACAAAACTCATCATTGGCGCGGGTCATAATACATTGAAGCTCTTCATCCGACTGCACAAACTGTGTTTTAACTGGCGCAGAAAAATTCGTCAATAAAGCCAAAACAGGTTTCTGGCTATAACCTTTAAAAGTCCATGTTTGTGATTGTTCAGTCAATTGTAATAACGGCGATTGAATTTGCTGCTCGTCTAACGATATTAATTCAACGCCAACGGGTATATGTAATGTAGGTTTTTCACCATTAGTTTGGACTAAGGTTAATTTATATTCAGACAAGTTCGCATCGAAGCTTTCGCTAATATTCAATAGTGGTGTGCCTGCTTGTGTATACCAGTGTTTAAACTGACTAAGATCAACCCCTGAAGCATCTGCCATGGCGTTGATAAAGTCGTCGCATGTCACCGCCATACCGTCAAAGCGTTTAAAATATAAATCTAAACCTTGTCGAAACTTTTCAACACCTAGCAATGTATGGATCATACGAATAACTTCAGCACCTTTTTCATAAACCGTTAAGGTGTAAAAATTATTCATTTCAATTACTTTTTCAGGTCGTATAGGATGTGCCATAGGGCCAGCATCCTCGGCAAACTGCAGCGAACGTAATACACGCACATTTTGAATACGAGTGACGGCAGCAGAATGCATATCAGCACTAAATTGCTGATCTCTAAATACCGTTAGCCCTTCTTTCAAGCTCAGTTGAAACCAATCTCGGCAAGTCACCCGATTACCTGTCCAGTTATGAAAATATTCGTGGGCAATAACCGCTTCAACATTAAAATAATCAATATCGGTTGCACTGGTTTCATCAGCTAAAACAAATTTACTATTAAAAACATTGAGGCCTTTATTCTCCATAGCCCCCATATTGAAAAAGTCGACGGCTACAATCATGTAAATGTCCAGATCGTATTCGAGACCGAAGGTATCTTCATCCCATTTCATCGAATGTTTTAACGATGCCATCGCATGATGTGCTTTATTAACATTGCCTTTATCTACAAATATTTCCAAGGCAACATTACGTCCAGAGCTAGTGTTATAACTATCCTTTAACACATCAAAATCACCAGCAACTAAAGCGAATAAATAACAAGGTTTAGGAAAGGGGTCATGCCATTGCACAAAATGCTGACCGTCAGCTAAATCGCCTGCAGCAATTTTGTTACCATTTGACAATAAATACGGAAATTGCGCTTTATTGGCAATAACTTTGGTCGTAAATGTTGCCATAATATCGGGACGATCAAGATAGTAGCTTATACGCCTAAATCCTTCCGCTTCACATTGAGTGCAATAGGCATCACCTGACTTAAACAAACCTTCAAGTGCGCTATTTTCAATAGGATTAATTTCGGTAACAATTTCTAAGGTGAATACTTCCTTTTCTATCGCAATCGATAGACTAGAATCGTCAACTTTGTATTGTTCAGTTGAAAGTACTTGCTCATCTATAGCAACTGATATTAACGTTAAATGCTCTCCGTCTAACACCAATGGTTGCTCATTCGCCACGACGCGCGACATTTGCATGCGATTAGTCACACGTGTTTTAGTCTCATCAAGCTCGAAAGTGAGTGCTACGGTAGAAATAGAAAAGTTTGCTACGCTATAATCAGCTAAATAGCGTGGAAGAAAATCATTCATGCGTATCCTTAATAATTCACATTTTATCTTTACTAGTAATAGACATTAAAAAGCCTGTAGTAAACAGGCTTTATGAATATATATTAACTTTTGTTAATTTTACTCTGGTGTGGTTAATTTTTTTATCTTAAAGCCCATATAACCATATGTTATCGCTACCACAGGATTAATTAAATTAAAGAAGCAATAAAAAATATAATCATAAGATGTTAATGCCATGGCAGCAAACATAAATGCGCCACAAGTATTCCAAGGTATTAAAGGCGACGTTATCGTACCAGAGTCTTCAAGGGTACGACTTAATACAACCGGATGTAAGCCCCGCTTTTTGTATTCTTCTTTATACATTCTACCTGGCATAACAATCGAAATATATTGGTCTGCAGTGATCAAATTGGTACCAATACAGGTCGCAGCCGTACTCGCAATCAGGCTACCCGTAGTTTTTGCCCCCGCCAGTATTGCTTCGACAAATTTTCTTAACATACCTAAGTGTTCTAAAACGGCGCCAAAGCTTAATGCCGTAATTACCAGCCAAATCGTATTTAGCATACCTGACATGCCACCTCGACTTAACAATTGGTCTATTTCAGTATTGCCGGTTTCAACCACTACAC includes:
- a CDS encoding DUF2835 domain-containing protein, translating into MKYYFNLTITSQEYLPYYQGQIQSIIVRSEQGIKVEFPAMHLRKYLTSNGIKGHFCLQTQNNKFLSLDKIS
- the pepN gene encoding aminopeptidase N, with the protein product MNDFLPRYLADYSVANFSISTVALTFELDETKTRVTNRMQMSRVVANEQPLVLDGEHLTLISVAIDEQVLSTEQYKVDDSSLSIAIEKEVFTLEIVTEINPIENSALEGLFKSGDAYCTQCEAEGFRRISYYLDRPDIMATFTTKVIANKAQFPYLLSNGNKIAAGDLADGQHFVQWHDPFPKPCYLFALVAGDFDVLKDSYNTSSGRNVALEIFVDKGNVNKAHHAMASLKHSMKWDEDTFGLEYDLDIYMIVAVDFFNMGAMENKGLNVFNSKFVLADETSATDIDYFNVEAVIAHEYFHNWTGNRVTCRDWFQLSLKEGLTVFRDQQFSADMHSAAVTRIQNVRVLRSLQFAEDAGPMAHPIRPEKVIEMNNFYTLTVYEKGAEVIRMIHTLLGVEKFRQGLDLYFKRFDGMAVTCDDFINAMADASGVDLSQFKHWYTQAGTPLLNISESFDANLSEYKLTLVQTNGEKPTLHIPVGVELISLDEQQIQSPLLQLTEQSQTWTFKGYSQKPVLALLTNFSAPVKTQFVQSDEELQCIMTRANDEFCRWDAGQKLLTRYITQLMQQPSSSLPENLYQAFREILTADISAAFKAEQLTLPSFSELADNIEEVDPIALLDAIDSVKQSIAQALAPLFLKQYQQNIQVDYASDGIAIGKRALKNICLSYLSTLSDQQALLTTQFQRSNNMTDSLAVLNCAAKHHHENFSDMMAGFEQKWRDTSLVMDKWFAIQASVNNESIYENLTQLIAHPLFSLKNPNRARSLVGAFTANNPRYFHCASGRGYQFLIDQLILLNDINPQVASRLITPLIQFKSFDKHRQTMIKTKLVQFSKQVKLSKDLKEKLDAALAP